The nucleotide window TGACTGGGCGACACTACGCGTCAGCCGGCGGATAATGAAAAAAGATCCGCCGCCTCTCTGACCACTAGATGTATACGTTAACGGTCGTCCGATCTACCCAAGTAAATAGCTCGCCCTTTGCAACAAGAGTGGTGTTGCAAAAAACCCTCTGCAACAGCCTGCTTGTTGCAATCATCCAAGCgtgtattttttttattttttacaaCAAAGGTCTTGTTGTAGATTTTTTTCGCAACAGAGATCTTGTTGCGGAAATTCAAAAGATCACAGGATTCTAcacctttttattttttttgcaacAGAGATTTTATTGCAGAATTTTCTTGCAACAAAATTATTGTTGCAAAAAAATTAAAGATCGATTGCAGAATCTTTTGCAACAGGGGTcatattttagaattttttttgcAACAAAATTCATGTTGCAGAACTCTATTTTTGCAAACAGATACCGTAGCATGAAGGAGATAGTGCCGGCGGCGAGAGGAGCTTGAGGTGTTGGCGGCCATGGCCGGCCAAGGTCGGGCTTCCATTGGCGTCGAATGGCAGTCGCTCGTGTGGTGGTGCCGCGACAGATCACGACTACTGCCATCTCTGGTCGTGGTGGTGGTGCCGCTCGCAGCTTCGGGTGATTCCGTCGCTCACCACCATTTCTCACGACCGGGGGTTGGACTTGGGAAGTCCGTCGGCGCTTGCGAACAACATGGTGGTTTGCGTAGATGGCCGATGGCCTAGGCGGTTGCAAAAAAGAGGAGAAAAATGAGTGGAAGAAGTGGTCGCTGAAGAGATAAGATTAAAAGGGAGATGTGGGTGCACCATAGGAGACACGTGTTGTTTAGGGAAGGTGGAAGATGCATTGGAATGTTTAGCCGGTTGAATGAGAGCTTTTCCCCTCAGAAAAGGCCCAACTTGAGAAAATCATAGTGAATCTAAGAAAAAGAACAAACACACGTAACAATTGCCATGGCCCACCACAGAAAAAGAATCATACATGGTAAAAAGACTCACAAAAAGAATTTGCCATGTCCACTACAAAACGAGACGGTGTATTTTACTTGTTGTGGTCGTGTAATTTAAGTTGCCATCAAAATAAATTAAGTTGTCATGCCAACAAAGTTTTTAGTTTCCGATGAAAATGATGCAGAATTGAAGATGCTGCCAAAAGCTTCATCGACCTGACTGTAGGCGACATATTTGGCCTGGTTCGATTGCTGATACTATTTGTATTCTGATGAACATTTTGAAATGGATAAACCTTTACCCCTTAAAAAAAGGCCACCCGGCGTGATTCAGCTCTCCCCAGCTTGTGCCGAAGGCAGTTGCACGAACGCGAATGTAAAAATAAATCCCTCGTAAAAAAAAGAATGTAAAAATAAATCGGTCGAAGGGCTCTCAAGTTGCCTGAGAATTGAGAATCAGCAATTCCGGCGGTAGAAATATAAATGTTTGAAATGTTCTCAATTTTGCAGGGGTTTTTCTGTAATAGGAAAAAGATGTTAAGCTTGTAGTCCATTGCAGCTCTTCTTGCCGAGAGAACGAGTCCACCACTGGAATCTCCTAAACAAGGCAGCATGCCTAAACTTGGATAGATCCAAGGCACCCTCCATGCGCGCGGGCGCCATGCCGTGCATGCATGCGGATGCGCCGAGAGACGGAGCGGCACACATAAATAGGCGCGCGCGCCACACCGCATACGCGCGGCGGCGAGCGATCGGCGGGAAGCTGCATGCATCGCCCGTCTCCCTCGCCATCCCCACCGCCTGCCCCCTTCTGCCCCCCTCTCCTTGCCGGGTTGCAGGGCGCGCTCCAGCTCTCCGTGTTCCCCTCGCCGGGAACCTGAGCTGATCATTTCCTTTCCCACCGATCGGTCCGTCTACTAGGAGCCGACGATCGACAACAACCCAATTCGTTCCAGCTCTCGACCGCTCGTTCATCCGGCCCGCCGGGCCATGCGCTGGAGGTAAGCCGGCGCCGACACCGACATCGCCTGCAgttctctctcccccctctctcttggACGTCCGGGCCGGGAGGGGAGGAGAGAAGACCAGAAGGACCGACGACACCTCGCGGCGCGagcacggaggaggaggaggagtggtgCGGGGAGACGAAGACGATCTGCTGAGATGGCGACGGCGATGGACACGACGGTGCCGAGGAGCGGGGtgggggaaggcggcggcggcggtgggctgAAGAAGGGGCCGTGGACGCAGGCGGAGGACCGGGTGCTGCTCGACCACGTGCGGCGGCACGGCGAGGGCAACTGGAACGCGGTGCGCCGGGAGACCGGGCTGCAGCGCTGCGGCAAGAGCTGCCGGCTCCGGTGGGCCAACCACCTCCGCCCCAACCTCCGCAAGGGCCCCTTCTCCCCCGAGGAGGAGCGCCTCATCCTCCGCCTCCACGGCCTCATCGGCAACAAGTGGGCGCGCATCTCAACACACGTACGTGCCAACAAAACctaacctcttcttcttccatggatcTTGTGTCGCATGAGTATGATCCATCTCTGACAAGTGAcaatgttgcatgcatgcatggcgGTGTACGTGTGATGGATGAAGCTGCCGGGGAGGACGGACAACGAGGTCAAGAACTTCTGGAACACGCGCCTCAAGCGCCGGCAGCGCGCCGGGCAGTCGCTCTACCCGCCGGACGTCGAGCGGGAGATCGCCCTCATGCGCGCCCAGAACATCAACCCGTTCGCCGACGCGGACGGCAACACTGCGGCGTCGCCGTTCTCGGACCCGTTCGCGCTGCCTCCCAGGCCGCCGTCGTCCACCAAACCGGCCTCTCACTCTCACTCCTCGCCGCTGATCGACCAGCACCACCCGCTCCTCAACCAGATGCAGGGGATGCAGATGCGCCACCACGCCGCACAGCACCAGCACCCGCAGCCGGcgttccaccaccaccaccatcaccaccacggCGGCATGAGGGCTGCGGGGCTCCCGCCGTTGCCGGCCACGGCGGCCAGGCCGCGCGAGCTCCCTTCGAACCAAATCGAGACGGCGAgctgcagcggcggcggcgacggcctGCTCGAGGCGCTGCTGCTCGGCGTCGACGACCATCAACTCCCCCGTCCCAACCATGGCGTGTGCAGGGCCGGCTCCATGCCCGATCTCATGTACGGCGGCGTCTCGAGCGCCAGCGACAGCGACGATACCTCGCAGTTCCCTCCCGGAGGCCAGGACGCGCACCATGGCGGGAAATGGGACTTCCTCATCGGTCAGTGCATTCATCCATCTCGCTGCTCTTTCTGAAATCTGAATTCGCAAAGACAGGAGTTGATCCACATAATTAATTACCAAAACTGAGGCTAGGTTAATGAATTGGTGCCATTCTTCATTGAAAAAAGTCCATTTTACTACTTGCATAAACTGGGTGGTTCTGTTTACCCCGTGATTTATTTTTTGGTTTCTTTTACCCCAAACAAACTTAAACCGGACAAAACATCCTCCGGCCAGACTGGTTTTTCTCCACCCGATGCTGATGTGGCACTAGTCAACGGTGGTTTTGACCCGGGTGTGGCCCCCTTGTCAggtttctctctctctccagGTCACAACAGCCCTGAGCCCCCGATCTCCTTTATGCACGACTGCGTCTGAGCACCACCGCGCCGTTGTGTCACCGCTGAAGCCCTCCACGCTGGCGACATCTCACTCCTAGCGCTGCTCCGCTGTCGGTCGCCTCATCGCTTCTGCTCCGACAAGGAGATCGCCGCCGGCCACCTCCGGGCCTCCTGCAGCACCTCCCTGCCGTCCAGCGACGCCACCGTCGGCCTCGGCGCTGGCGGCGAGGCAGAGGAGCTTGCACGGCGGCGACTGCATATGAAGGAAAGAAAAGTGAGGAAGAACTCACAATTGTATTATCCTCTGTGTGTACACTTATACACAGATAACACACGCACACGGCTAGACTAACTAACACAGTTATGCACAGGCTAACCACTCCTAGAAGCTAGCATGCAAATCGTGGGCTGTTGGCGCAGCAGCAGCACACACGTTAGTGCATGCACTACTACCTGAAAGACCGGTTCCAACATCATGGCTCTCGCCGGATCTAAAGCCGGGGCCCGACGGGGACGGGTGCTAGGTGACTAACGGCGACGACGAACATGGATCTGTGGTAGGGCGGCGGGATCCAAGTCGAGGACACTGGAGGCCGACGTTGACGGTGGTCTCAGGTGGCCACGGTGGTTCTCAGCAACGCCGATCTGAAGAACGGAGCGCCGGCCATGGCATTTAGAGCAAGGAGAGAGAGTCGTCGTGGTCATGGTACGCAGCAGCAGCATGACgagtaggaggaggaggacggggagcaGGCTGCTGCAGCCTGGAGAAGTGCTctcacggcggcggcggcaaagcggggaagaagaaggcgggAGCTGAGGAGGAGGCTCGCTGGCGGGTGTACCCGGAGAGAGAGAGACCACCGTTGACTAGTGCCACATCAGCAACGGGTGGAGAAAAACCAGTCCGGAGGATGTTTTGTCCGGTTTAGGTTTGTTTGGGGTAAAAGAAGGCAAAAAATAGATCAGGAGGTAAAATGCACCACCCATTTTATTCAGGGTAGTAAActtttttcttcttcattttatttttttgcaAATCAGTGCCGGGTTTGGGACAGAGCATTGCAATTGGCATTGATGAACGCTTGACAGTCTTCCTGACCGGTGGGGCCCATATGACAGCGCCGACGTCGCGAAATAGCCACGTTGTAATGTTTGACTCCTCTGTCTTACCTTAGGCCCCGTGTTCACTATCCCCGACACCGCGGTGTCATCCATGCTCTGCTCCGGCTGGCGGTCACCGTCTCCTCGCTGTCGGCCTGCATGGTGCCAAGAGCGGCCGCGCGCGAGTCCACGCCGGAAGGACCGCGCCACTGATGCAACGCAGTCCGGAAGTAGAGCATTTTCGCGCAGCCCGGACGGCGTCGCTGTGTCCTACCCGACGGCGGAGGGCTACCGGCGCACGGCCCGCTGCCGCTGATAACATAGACACACAGTGCTGGTGGTGCGGGCGTGACGTGGGCGCGCTCCGCACAGGGGAGCAAGTGCAGTCCCTCACCGTGTGCGTCTGGGCATTGGACGAGGCCGTTCTCGGCCTGATGGAGTCACCGGACCTCACATGCTCGTCTCGGCCTTCTGCTGGAGCAGCGGGTTCGGATAGATGCTGGAGGCGAATCTATATCCTCTCCGCGCCATGCCCTCGCTCGGGCAGGGGCATATAGGACCAGAGTAGAGGGAGAGACGAagatgggagagagagagagagagagagagagagagatgagtcAACCATGTCCATGTGGATATTTTTCCCATGTCAGCCTGACCAATGGCCCCACAGCTCAATGTGTGACATCCAGAACATAATCGGTGCTGATTTGCAAAAAAGATTACAAAAGTAATACAAATTCCAGTTGTGATAGTTCCGTGCAATTAACTTCAAAAACAGTAGCATAAATCATTtcctcaaccaaattattacacaGACAATGTTTATTAGTCAGCGAAATTAAGCTACTCCTTTCATTTTTATTTACTCGGTATAACTTTTTTGGTCTCAAGATAAACTTTGTAGCTTTGAACATGTttatacatctagatacatccatacctgcgacgaGTAATTCGGAACGGAAGGAATACACGATACCAAATCAATAGCATCACCATTGAATATATTTCCACATTATAATATACTCCTTGTTATTGTAAATGTTCATATCATTTCTTATAACTTTGATCAATTTTTGTAAAGTTTGACTCCGAACAAAATAATATGCAAATTAAATAAAAACAGGGGTAGCATGTTTCGATTTTTGAACCAAACTAGGAACTCTGACTGATCCGATCGGTGACTCACATTTTGTTTCATGTATTGGGAAATTCATTTACCTGATGCAGATGATGTGAAGCCGCCAATGAGGAGGGCGACGAGCGCAGCGGAGAACGAGACCTCCGGTATGTTCGGCGTGGCCCATGGGTCGATATCCGGGGAGTGGTTCGGCACCGGCGTTGGGTCGCCAGGGCCGTCCTCCGTCGTCACCACGGACGATGAGTTCGGCCTCGAGATGCAGCAGCTCATGTCGTCGCTGCCACTTTGGGCCGACGAGCTTAACTGGAACGCTTAATTGGCAAAAGAAAAGGGGGAAATCAAAGACATAGGGCTGGTGTTTCTTTCTGTGGGAGCAGAAGATGCCTTCTTTTTGTATCGAGTGAGTCATATTGTCGGGTCTTGCTAATGATGCTATAAGAAGCGTTTCGCCCCATGATCAGCTTGGGTGTCAAAAACAAACAGAGATGAAATCCCTTGTTCTTAATTAAAGGAGCAAAAATAGTTTCAGTTTTTTAAAGGAACAAAAATACTAATCATGCCAGTCGGTTGCAATCTATGGAGGTAAGTACTCTCCCCTCACTAATCTCATCTCCTGATAAACTGAAACAATTGATTAAACTCACTACATGTAACATTTGGCGCGTTTATCCTTTTGCATCGGCAAGACGCGAAAGCTATATATATACAGATCTTTCCAAGGGGATTTAAGAAAATAAACTTTACACAATTAAATTGATCATTTTGTCTAGTGAAGAATCTAACTTCATGGAATTATTAAACAAAGTATCGCATCAAAGAGACCAAAATACTCCACCTGCAAACTCCGCGAGTGCACCAAATCTACATTATAGATATTGTAAGGATGTACTAGGTTGTATTTTCTACTCCCTTCGTCTGGAATTACTTGTCATTCAAATGGATGTATCCAGGGATAAATCCATTTGGGTGACAAGTAATTCTAGACGGGGGGAGTATATGCTGGGAGCCACATATCTGATAGAAGCACACCACACGTGCAACTCCAATGTGAAAGTAAGGTGGGCCATAACACAAAGAGCTATAAGCCACCCTTAGCTTTCGTCCGGGTTaattacccccccccccccctcgtatTTTCAGTCGGTTGTATATAAAACTAACAAAATATAAATTATATGACAGAAAGAGTATATTGTCCGGTTTGTATTTGAAACAACTTTCTCATTGTATAATTTTGGCGTATAGtttatattttattagttaaatttCTGGTCAAACTTTAGCACAAAATAACAGGGGACCTAGTAAACCAGATTGGAGGTAGTAACTTTACACACCGTGGAAGTCAGCATCAAAGTGAAATTTGTTGAGGTCACTGGTAACCATATGTCTGGGCCGTGTGTAGGTGCAACAGTCTGCAGTAATAACTTATATATATATTTGTCTATTATATTGCTGCGCATCATATGCATTATCGTCATTATTATATCATCTTCATTGcataattaaataattaattggGACATTTTATTTTACCATTTTGTTAAATGATGAATAAGTAAACCCCCTCTCCCTTCTGATGTTCTAGTCCGAGACTCACCCCCAGACCTTGGATACACTCTTCTTGTGATATTAGGGAGCTACACAAATTCTTTCACAATTTTAGCACAAGACTAGGCATCACTCATAGTGCAAACCTCATTTATGCAATAAATGGGGATACTTTTCAAATAGATATCAAGTGAGCTCTGAATGACTTAAAAATATTTTGTATGGCCTCATTATAGTATAGAGAGACTATGTTTAAAATTACAAATCAAACATAGTTTGTTTTATGCCTGAAAGATTAAATGTGAAGATGTCACAAACAGTTAAATAATAAATCAATTTATTAAATACAACaatgaaaacggttcgagatttggacgcacggttcaagagataaaacattttgaataaacggatctaagaaaaaaagaaaaaactctcaggttgcgacaagtgacgCACATGCAATGCGCCACCTGTCGCAACCTGGGAAGGTGAGAGTGATCTTTGGAATGAGTACTCATCAATTATTGATTTCGGCTTCTTTGTTGGCATGGCCCGTACAGATCCGAGCAACCTATTGTTGCGAGCACTGTTTTGCAGCTTCCGCTCGCTCCTATAGATGAGCCTCAGCCCAGTAGATCTGTTATAGTTATTATTTGCTCAGTGCACCGGGTGACCAGCCCATTGCACTGTTACGTCCCATTAGTTCTATTATTAATTCTCTACAGTTTATTAATTTCAACAAAGTTGTATATAACTTGCTTCAACCGTGTAAAGTCCACCATTACTCTGATCACAAAGAGTTATAGGGTATCAGATTTGAGATACACGGCTGTGAAGGCGGTAATTTGGGGATTGTTCAGTCACTGTCCGCGGATGTAGATGCTCTTACGAGATGCATATGGATAGACTCAAGCCTATGGTATAGTAGGGGGGATTGGACCTTGCTGCCGGTGAATCAGGGTTGCCCATGTAGATCCACCAACTGCTAGAATAATCATAATATTGGTATAGTTCTTGCCAACCTATTTGTCAAACGTCGGCAATTTATTTTGATACTAAAAATGACGACCTCACTAAGAGCACTAACCTTTTAGTGGCGATGCGTCCATCATATGTGGCATGTTTATTCTCTACTTGGGTCCCCTAATAGCGGCAACTCCAGTTGATCAACAGAAGTCTCTTCCCCGCAATTATAGCAATAGCAAACTACATCACCAGGACGTATTCCAGTAAAACCACATGTCCCATTTTGATACTTCAGTGGTATGCAAAAGTTCATACATGTTATACCATCACAAGGACCAGGTAGTCTGTAGTAGTGTTGACAACAAGAAAATTGTAGTAATGCTTTGGTACTATGTTCGTTACTTACCATAAAAGAAGAGGACCGCTAATAGGAGCATATACACACCTACTACTGCCACCTTTTGTGCCATGGTGAATACTGGATTGGTCACTTGAGATGTAGAAGACAAGAGTTGGTAGACATGTGTATTTATATTGTTAGGCTTGAATATGATAAATTATAATCTAGTAACTTCATTTTGTCATTTTGGAAACCATTAAATGATAATCAAATATTTGATAAGGTGGATATGATACCATTTGAATTGACATTTATGGGGTTCTTTTGATTAGGCATTTACTACTTGCCTTTCATATAAtctacctccgttcctaaatataagtctttttacaaattctgatatggactacatacggagtaaaatgagtgaatctacactctaaaatatatctatatatatcTATATGTAGTCTCTACTGAAATATCTAAAAATAATTATATTTAGGAAAAAAAGGGAGGCGTTTCCTATTTGGGGCTTCAGGCGCCCATTACAGTCGATTTTGCATTTTTTTTAGGTGGTAA belongs to Triticum urartu cultivar G1812 chromosome 7, Tu2.1, whole genome shotgun sequence and includes:
- the LOC125519266 gene encoding transcription factor MYB97-like produces the protein MATAMDTTVPRSGVGEGGGGGGLKKGPWTQAEDRVLLDHVRRHGEGNWNAVRRETGLQRCGKSCRLRWANHLRPNLRKGPFSPEEERLILRLHGLIGNKWARISTHLPGRTDNEVKNFWNTRLKRRQRAGQSLYPPDVEREIALMRAQNINPFADADGNTAASPFSDPFALPPRPPSSTKPASHSHSSPLIDQHHPLLNQMQGMQMRHHAAQHQHPQPAFHHHHHHHHGGMRAAGLPPLPATAARPRELPSNQIETASCSGGGDGLLEALLLGVDDHQLPRPNHGVCRAGSMPDLMYGGVSSASDSDDTSQFPPGGQDAHHGGKWDFLIGQCIHPSRCSF